Part of the Thermococcus barossii genome is shown below.
AAAACCGCGAGAGGGGCCTGCACACGATGCTCTTCCTCGACATAAAGGCCGAGCAGAACCGCTACATGACGGCCAATGAGGCGATGGAAATACTCCTCCAGGTGGAGGATATGAAGAAAGAAAACGTCTTCACCCCGGACACGCTCGTCGTGGTTCTGGCCAGGGCCGGTTCGCTGAACCCCACGCTCAAAGCCGGCTATGTAAAGGACATGCTCAAGGAGGACTTCGGGGGACAGCCGCACGTGATGGTTGTTCCGGGCAGGCTACACATAGTGGAGGCCGAGTACCTCGTGGCCTTCGCGGGGGCGCCGAGGGAGATACTGGCGAAAGTTTAGCGAAAGCTTTATATTTCTCCCTCCTCCCACTAATTCCGGGAAGGGCCCGTGGTCTAGCCTGGTTATGACGCCGCCCTCACACGGCGGAGGTCCGGGGTTCGAACCCCCGCGGGCCCACCAGAAAACGACCTTTCTGGCGAGAGGTTGATCAGGACACACAATCCCTCTTGATTCGTAGCTCCATTTAGGTCCAAAGGGACTATCGATTTGGGAAATTCATTTTGGAAGCGCTAAGAACGTGAACCTCTATCCAAGCTCCTCCCCGACAGCAACTCATGCTTTGACATTCTTCGCCCGAGAAGAGCAAAAGTCGTTTGTTTTTCATAATTTGCCCTCAAATTGGCAATCACAGTGTTCCACTTTCCAAGGAGTCAAAAAGGAGCAATCCACCGGACAAGCCAAAGAGCATTATTCCTGAACCCAAGGCCACTCTGGGATTATGAGCAGGTAATCCCCATCCCCGGTGTGGCGGGCCGGGCGGGATTTGAACCCGCGACCTTCGGCTCCGGAGGCCGACGCCCTGTCCCGACTAGGCCACCGGCCCACACCCATAGGTATTCCCGGAGTGAATTTAAAAACCTAATCACTCTTGAGAATGAACCCAAGTGTGCATTGGAGTATCGAAAAGCGCAAAAACTTTTTATCCTGGGCACCCTACTTAAGATAGGAGAAGGAGGAATGAACCATGGAACCGCACGAATTCAAGCTCACCGAAGAGGGTATAAAGGCTGTTCTCCCACCCCTCGAAGCCGAGATAATGGAGCACATGTGGAAGGTTCAGGTCGCCACCGCAGGCCAGGTCTACGAGTACATGAAGGTGAAGCATCCGGACATAAGGCGCTCCACCATAAGCATCCTCATGAACCGCCTGTGCGAGCGCGGCCTTCTCAAGAGGAGCGTCGAGAAGGGCAGGGGCGGGATGAGATACGTCTATTCCATAACGACAACCAGGGAGGAGTTCGAAGAGAAGGTCGTTCAGAGCATCCTCGATGCACTGATGACAAACTTCAAGGAGGCGACCTACGCGTACCTGTCCAGAATTAAAAAGTGATGAAAGATGCTGTTCATCATCATGGCCCTTGAGGTTTTACTGGCGGTGATGGCCCTAAAGGAGCTTGGCCTCAAGATAGCAGCGGCCGCCTTCGGCTCCATATTGCTCCTCTACTTCTGGGTATCCACAAGGGAGGTCAAGGGCAACTACGTGACCCTCCAGAGAAGCGAGATG
Proteins encoded:
- a CDS encoding BlaI/MecI/CopY family transcriptional regulator translates to MEPHEFKLTEEGIKAVLPPLEAEIMEHMWKVQVATAGQVYEYMKVKHPDIRRSTISILMNRLCERGLLKRSVEKGRGGMRYVYSITTTREEFEEKVVQSILDALMTNFKEATYAYLSRIKK